The Cyclopterus lumpus isolate fCycLum1 chromosome 12, fCycLum1.pri, whole genome shotgun sequence genome window below encodes:
- the pitpnb gene encoding phosphatidylinositol transfer protein beta isoform isoform X2, whose translation MVLIKEYRVVLPVSVEEYQVGQLFSVAEASKNETGGGEGIEVLKNEPYEKDGEKGQYTHKIYHLKSKVPGYVKMIAPEGALVFHEKAWNAYPYCRTIVTNEYMKDDFMIKIETWHKPDMGTIENVHDLDEQTWRTVEVSPIDIASREEVTHGDYKPEEDPALFHSAKTGRGPLGPDWKNELKTDCPYMCAYKLVTVKFRWWGLQTKVENFIHTQERRIFTNFHRQLFCWIDRWVGLTMEDIRRMEEETQKELEEMRQKGDVRGTSATDV comes from the exons ATGGTGCTCATCAAGGAATA CCGTGTGGTGTTGCCAGTCTCTGTGGAAGAG TATCAAGTAGGGCAGCTGTTCTCTGTGGCTGAGGCCAGCAAGAACGAGACGGGCGGAGGAGAGGGCATCGAGGTGCTGAAGAATGAACCTTACGAGAAGGACGGGGAGAAGGGCCAATACACGCATAAAATCTACCATCTAAAGAG TAAAGTCCCAGGCTACGTGAAGATGATTGCACCAGAGGGAGCGTTAGTTTTCCATGAAAAGGCTTGGAACGCCTACCCGTACTGTCGCACCA tTGTGACG AATGAGTACATGAAGGACGACTTTATGATAAAGATCGAGACGTGGCACAAACCGGACATGGGAACAATAGAAAAT GTCCACGACCTGGACGAGCAGACGTGGAGGACCGTGGAGGTGTCGCCCATCGACATCGCCAGCAGAGAGGAAGTCACCCACGGC GACTACAAGCCAGAAGAAGACCCCGCTCTCTTCCACTCCGCCAAGACGGGCAGAGGACCCCTCGGCCCCGACTGGAAG AACGAGCTGAAGACAGACTGTCCCTACATGTGTGCCTACAAACTGGTCACGGTCAAGTTCAGATGGTGGGGTCTGCAGACCAAAGTGGAGAACTTCATCCACACG CAAGAACGCCGTATTTTCACCAACTTCCACCGCCAGCTGTTCTGCTGGATCGACCGATGGGTGGGTTTGACCATGGAGGACATCAGgcggatggaggaggagactcAAAAAGAGCTCGAGGAG ATGCGACAGAAGGGAGACGTGCGAGGCACCTCTGCGACAGACGTGTAG
- the pitpnb gene encoding phosphatidylinositol transfer protein beta isoform isoform X1: MVLIKEYRVVLPVSVEEYQVGQLFSVAEASKNETGGGEGIEVLKNEPYEKDGEKGQYTHKIYHLKSKVPGYVKMIAPEGALVFHEKAWNAYPYCRTIVTNEYMKDDFMIKIETWHKPDMGTIENVHDLDEQTWRTVEVSPIDIASREEVTHGDYKPEEDPALFHSAKTGRGPLGPDWKNELKTDCPYMCAYKLVTVKFRWWGLQTKVENFIHTQERRIFTNFHRQLFCWIDRWVGLTMEDIRRMEEETQKELEELRNTGPIRGTSAAHEQ, encoded by the exons ATGGTGCTCATCAAGGAATA CCGTGTGGTGTTGCCAGTCTCTGTGGAAGAG TATCAAGTAGGGCAGCTGTTCTCTGTGGCTGAGGCCAGCAAGAACGAGACGGGCGGAGGAGAGGGCATCGAGGTGCTGAAGAATGAACCTTACGAGAAGGACGGGGAGAAGGGCCAATACACGCATAAAATCTACCATCTAAAGAG TAAAGTCCCAGGCTACGTGAAGATGATTGCACCAGAGGGAGCGTTAGTTTTCCATGAAAAGGCTTGGAACGCCTACCCGTACTGTCGCACCA tTGTGACG AATGAGTACATGAAGGACGACTTTATGATAAAGATCGAGACGTGGCACAAACCGGACATGGGAACAATAGAAAAT GTCCACGACCTGGACGAGCAGACGTGGAGGACCGTGGAGGTGTCGCCCATCGACATCGCCAGCAGAGAGGAAGTCACCCACGGC GACTACAAGCCAGAAGAAGACCCCGCTCTCTTCCACTCCGCCAAGACGGGCAGAGGACCCCTCGGCCCCGACTGGAAG AACGAGCTGAAGACAGACTGTCCCTACATGTGTGCCTACAAACTGGTCACGGTCAAGTTCAGATGGTGGGGTCTGCAGACCAAAGTGGAGAACTTCATCCACACG CAAGAACGCCGTATTTTCACCAACTTCCACCGCCAGCTGTTCTGCTGGATCGACCGATGGGTGGGTTTGACCATGGAGGACATCAGgcggatggaggaggagactcAAAAAGAGCTCGAGGAG ctGCGTAATACAGGTCCGATTCGAGGCACCAGTGCTGCTCATGAGCAATGA